Within the Arthrobacter caoxuetaonis genome, the region CTGGAGCAGCGGCTGCCGGAGCCGGAGCACTTGCCTGAGCCTGTGCGCCTGCCGGGGCCGGTGCAGCTGCCGGAGTCTGTGCCGGCGCGGTCTGCCGGCTACCAGCTTTTGGGCCGGGTTCACCCGCTGACGCGGAGCTGTCGTGCACGGCGTTGACTTGGCAATCCACACCGAGCACCTGGTGGATGGCCCTGCGCAGGTTCTCGAGATGGTCGGGCCGGTTGAAGTTGGTGGCCGCACCCGGATTCGAGAACGCCAGCTCCAGCACCTTGCCGTCAAAGGCCCGCGGAGACGCATTCTTGCTGACATTGAGCCACGTCGCCCGTCGAATGCTCGTCAGGGCATCCATGATTTCGGGCCAGGCTCGGCGGATCATCTCCACCTGTCCTCCACCGGCAACCGGTGCTCCGCCCTGACCCGCAGGTGCAGGTGCGGATGCAGCGGCCCGTGCGGGCGCGCCCGGATCAGGTGCGGTGGTGGGTGCTGCGGCGTCGTTCGACGGAGCGATGCTTGGGGCAGGCTCGCGCGCCGGGGCGGTCGCCTGGCGGCCGTCTGCCTGCTGGACTGCGCCTGCCTGCTGCGCGGCGGCCTGCTGTGCGGGCCGCTCCTGGCCCTGCTGTTCCGGACGCCCCTGTTCCGGACCTGGCTGCTCCTGTGTCCGTTGTTCCGAAGAGCCCGTCCCGGACGCCGGAAGGCCGGAGGCTGAGGACTCCTGTGCCGCGGCTTCCTTGGAGACGTCGTCCCACGACTTTCCAGCGGCAGCTGCAGCACCGGCACCAGATGAAGGCGCCGGGGCCGGGGTAGCCCACGTGCCTCCCCAGTCTGCCGACCCGTTCGACGGCTCGGGTGCTGAAGAGGACGCAGCGCCCGCAGCCGGACCGGGAGCAACAGCTGAAACAGGCTCCGCAGCCGCCGGCTCGGCGGCGGGAGTGGCCGTGCGCCACTGCGCCGCAGCGGAAGGTGCCGCGATTGCGGACTCCCGTTCCGGCGTCGTACGCGTTGCGTTTGCGGGGGCCGCAGCGGCGGAACCGGAGTCGCCTGCGTAGCTCAGGCGGCGTTCGATCCGGTCCACGCGTGCTGCCGTGCCGCGCTCCGACTGGTCCGCAGCGGGCAGCAGGACGCGGGCGCAAAGCAGTTCGAGGTGCAGGCGGGGTGAGGTGGCGCCTGTCATTTCAGTCAGTGCGGTGTTGGTGATGTCCGCGGCGCGGGAGAGCTCGGCGCCGCCGAACTGGGCTGCCTGCGTGCGCATCCGGCTGATCTGGTCTTCGGGGACGCCCCGAAGCACGGCTGCGGCGCTGTCCGGCATGGCGTTGACCACGATGAGGTCGCGGAAGCGTTCCAGCAGGTCTTCCACGAAACGGCGGGGATCCTGTCCGGTCTGGATGACGCGGTCCACGGCGCTGAAGACTGTGGCGGCGTCGCCGGCGGCAAAGGCATCGACGACGTCGTCGAGCAGTGCCACGTGGGTGTAACCGAGGAGGTTCACGGCCAGCTCATAGTCCAGCCCGGCTTCCCCGGCACCCGCCATCAGCTGGTCCAGGACGGAGAGCGAGTCGCGCACCGATCCGCCGCCGGCCCGGATGACCAGGGACAGGACGCCCGGAGCGACGGGAACGTTCTCCTGGACGCAGAGCTTGTCCAGGTAAGCCAGCAGCGGTTCCGGCGGAACGAGCCGGAACGGGTAATGGTGTGTGCGGGAGCGGATGGTGCCAATGACCTTGTCCGGCTCCGTGGTCGCGAAGATGAACTTGATGTGTTCCGGCGGCTCTTCGACAATCTTCAGCAGCGCGTTAAAGCCGGCGGAAGTGACCATGTGGGCTTCGTCGATGATGAAGATCTTGTAGCGGTCGCGCACCGGGGCGAAGGTGGCTCGTTCGCGCAGGTCGCGGGCATCGTCCACGCCGCCGTGGCTGGCTGCGTCAATCTCGATGACGTCCAGGCTGCCCGCACCGTTGCGGGCCAGTTCAACGCAGCTGTCGCAGGTGCCGCAGGGAATCGGCGTCGGGCCCTCGGCGCAGTTCAGGCACCTTGCGAGAATGCGTGCGGAGGTTGTTTTGCCGCAGCCGCGCGGGCCTGAGAAGAGGTATGCGTGGTTGACACGGTTCTTGGAGAGGGCCGCCATCAGCGGCTCGGTGACATGCTCCTGGCCGATCACGTCCGCGAAGCTCTCGGGACGGTAGCGGCGGTAAAGGGCTGTACTCACAGATAGAACCTTATCGGTTGGCACTGACGGTTCGCATCCGGGCCCGGGGCGGGGGATAACCCGCTGTTTCCGGATAAATTAAAGACCCCCCATGCACCTGCCAGAGCCCGCTTACCCTTGCTACCTTCCGGTCCTGGGGGAGTTCACAGGATGACACCACATGAGGGGCCAGGAACAAGTCTACCCGATTTTTCGGGTGCCTCATCCGGGGTCAGCGGACCCCGGATGGAGCCGGAACGCACGACGCCGGCACCCAGTCCTGTGGCTGGCCGCCAGCAGGTGGACAGCGGCAGGGTCGTTCCGTCGTGGCAGACCACAGGCCAGCCGGACCGCATCCCATACAGGGGTGCTGCACGGACTCCTCTATACGGACTCCTCCATAGGGGATCGCTATTCAGGAGGTCCCCGGTGAGGGTCCGCGGGTGCCTCATGCCGCGGCTGTCACGAATTCCAGCGGTGGCACCAGAGGATTCCTCTTCCTCCCTTTTCAGAGGTAAGGCTGCGACGTAGCCTCACACGCCACCGGCGCCGCGGTGCCGACGGTTCCGAAGCTCACGGCTTCGGGTGTCCAAAGAGGCCGAGACTGAAAGCAGGAATCCTATGAGTCTGCGTCACCAATCGGAACGTGTCGGGGGGAGGAAGCGGAGCAGGAGAGGTTTCGCAGGCTCCTCCGTGGGCAGCGCCGTCGTCGGTGCCTTTGTTTTTCTGTTTATGCTGCTGCAGTTCGCCGTGCCGGCGCAGGCCGTGTTTTCGGGTGAATCGCCGGGGGAAGAGGTCCCGTCGGACCTGACGGAAATCACCATGACCGGTACCGGGGCGGGTCAAGCCGTGGCCGGCGGGCTGCCTCCAGTCGGTACGCCGTTCGATCCCACAACCGGGTATCCCGAGGACGTGCCGGAGGACTACGAGGCCGCAGATGAGGGGTTCGCCGGCGTCATCACCACTGTTGACGCCGTCGGCAATCCGCAGCAGATGTACTGCATCGACATTCGTACCTCCACCTACACCGGCCTGGGTTACGAGAGCGGCACCTGGGACGAATCCAATGTTCCGAACATCGGCTACGTCAACCGGGTGCTGAACAGCTACTACCCGGACCAGCCGGGGCTGCCGGATGCGCCGTCGGACAATATTCGGGCAGCAGCGGTTCAGGCAGCTGTATGGTTTTTCAGCGATGGCTACGTCCTTGAAGACACTGACGCCGTGCGCCCCTATACCGCAGCCATTGTTGCCGCGGTAGTCGATGCGGGTCCGCTGACTGAGCCGCCGGCCCCCAACGTATCGATTGATCCGCCCACAGCGGCCGGCCCCACCGATGGAGTCACCGGGCCATTCACGATTACCTCCGACGCCGCCACAGTCACCGTCGCGGTGCCCGCCGGCTACACCCTGTATACGGATCCGGTCGGCACGGTCCCGCTTGCCGGTACGACCGTAACCTCCGGCACTCAGCTGTGGGTCCGAAACGACAACCAGACCACGGATCCGGTTGTTCTGACCGCCACAGCCGTGGTTCCGGTCCAGACTGGCAATGTCTACCTCTATGCCGGCAATAATCCAGGCGTCACCACGGCCCAAAAACTGATCCTCGCGGCTGACGCGCAGATTGACTCCAATGCCCAGGCAACGGCCGAGTTCTTTGTAGCCGGAGACCTGACGGTCAGTAAGGCGTTTGCGGGTGAAGGAGCCGGACTGCAGGGCGACATTTCCCTGGTGGTGGACTGCGGAGCATCCGGCGTCTTCACCTTCGGCATCCCCGCCGGCACGACTGAGGCAGTGACTGAGACTGTCGCAGGACTTCCCGTTGGCACCGTCTGTTCAGTCACTGAACCAGTCACCGGATCAACTTCCGAAGTGACGGTTACTCCAGTGCTCCCGGAACCCGTGACCATAACGGAGGGAGAGAACGTCCTCGCTGTCACGAACACGGTTGACTTCAATCCGGGGAGCCTGCTGGTTACCAAGACCATCACCGGTACTGGCGCTGGATTGCAGGACGACATTGTCATCCACGTCCAGTGCGGTGAGGGAATCGTGGACGAAGTCTTTGTACTGGCAGCCGGCACAACGGCAGGCGAATACACCCAGCTCTACGAAGGGATCCCTGCAGGGACGCTCTGCAACATCTCCGAACCGACCTCCGGCGCCAACGAAGATGTCACCGTTGAATCAACGTTTACCGGTGAAGTGGCAATCCTGCCCGGGGCCACCCAGGCCACCGCAGTCACAAACCTCTACGCGCCGGTCCCCGTCAGTCAGCGGCTGCCCAAGACAGGCGCAGAATCGACGAATCTGGCCCTGATAGGCGGAGGGGCAGTAGCCGGCGGTTCCATACTGGTCCTGGCTTCACTGCGACGCCGCCAGAGCTAGCCGCACCACCTCGAATCGCGTGACCGGAACCGGCTCCCGAGGGGGCCGGTTCCGGCGCGTTCAAGCCGATTTGCACGACCCCGCAAACCTGTGTAAAGTCTTCTGAGTCGCCGCGGCCGGGACGCTCCGCTGAAAAGCTGGAAGCAACCGAAGCATGGCGGCCAAACCCCAAACTTCCTTACCGGGAAATCTTGCGCGCTCTAGGGTGCGAAGGAAAATCCTGGGACTGAATGCTGGGTTCGGAGTGATGGTTTGACCGGTTCGAAACGATTTCCACGGAAATCCGCCGAATTGCTAAAACCGGATCGATGAAATAGAATTATGAAACACCGCAGCGGTGCGAAAAGAAAAAGAATCAGCCGGAAACGGAAATGGTTTTTCTGAGTAGACCGGATGCGCCTGTTGTTTGAGAACTCAATAGTGTGCCAAGTTTATTGATACCAATTATTTTGATTGGTTGAACTGGCTGTTCGGCCCACCCCGTGGGCTGGAGCAGCTTTTTTAGCTGGTTTCGAATTTAGTGCATGACTGTGCAGCCAATTTTCCTTGGCTCCGGTTGTGTGTCTGTAACACATTTACGGAGAGTTTGATCCTGGCTCAGGATGAACGCTGGCGGCGTGCTTAACACATGCAAGTCGAACGATGACTTCTGTGCTTGCACAGAATGATTAGTGGCGAACGGGTGAGTAACACGTGAGTAACCTGCCCTTAACTTCGGGATAAGCCTGGGAAACCGGGTCTAATACCGGATACGACCATCTGGCGCATGCCATGGTGGTGGAAAGCTTTATGCGGTTTTGGATGGACTCGCGGCCTATCAGCTTGTTGGTTGGGGTAATGGCCCACCAAGGCGACGACGGGTAGCCGGCCTGAGAGGGTGACCGGCCACACTGGGACTGAGACACGGCCCAGACTCCTACGGGAGGCAGCAGTGGGGAATATTGCACAATGGGCGGAAGCCTGATGCAGCGACGCCGCGTGAGGGATGACGGCCTTCGGGTTGTAAACCTCTTTCAGCAGGGAAGAAGCGAAAGTGACGGTACCTGCAGAAGAAGCGCCGGCTAACTACGTGCCAGCAGCCGCGGTAATACGTAGGGCGCAAGCGTTATCCGGAATTATTGGGCGTAAAGAGCTCGTAGGCGGTTTGTCGCGTCTGCTGTGAAAGCCCGGGGCTCAACCCCGGGTCTGCAGTGGGTACGGGCAGACTAGAGTGATGTAGGGGAGACTGGAATTCCTGGTGTAGCGGTGAAATGCGCAGATATCAGGAGGAACACCGATGGCGAAGGCAGGTCTCTGGGCATTAACTGACGCTGAGGAGCGAAAGCATGGGGAGCGAACAGGATTAGATACCCTGGTAGTCCATGCCGTAAACGTTGGGCACTAGGTGTGGGGGACATTCCACGTTTTCCGCGCCGTAGCTAACGCATTAAGTGCCCCGCCTGGGGAGTACGGCCGCAAGGCTAAAACTCAAAGGAATTGACGGGGGCCCGCACAAGCGGCGGAGCATGCGGATTAATTCGATGCAACGCGAAGAACCTTACCAAGGCTTGACATGAACCGGAAAGGCCTGGAAACAGGTCCCCCACTTGTGGTCGGTTTACAGGTGGTGCATGGTTGTCGTCAGCTCGTGTCGTGAGATGTTGGGTTAAGTCCCGCAACGAGCGCAACCCTCGTTCTATGTTGCCAGCGCGTTATGGCGGGGACTCATAGGAGACTGCCGGGGTCAACTCGGAGGAAGGTGGGGACGACGTCAAATCATCATGCCCCTTATGTCTTGGGCTTCACGCATGCTACAATGGCCGGTACAAAGGGTTGCGATACTGTGAGGTGGAGCTAATCCCAAAAAGCCGGTCTCAGTTCGGATTGAGGTCTGCAACTCGACCTCATGAAGTTGGAGTCGCTAGTAATCGCAGATCAGCAACGCTGCGGTGAATACGTTCCCGGGCCTTGTACACACCGCCCGTCAAGTCACGAAAGTTGGTAACACCCGAAGCCGGTGGCCTAACCCCTTGTGGGAGGGAGCCGTCGAAGGTGGGACCGGCGATTGGGACTAAGTCGTAACAAGGTAGCCGTACCGGAAGGTGCGGCTGGATCACCTCCTTTCTAAGGAGCACCTCAAAGTGGCAGGTCCTTCCACAGTGTTGGATGTGTGCTTTGCAGGAGATGCCCATGTCGGAGACATATGTTCTCCGGTGGGTGCTCAAGGGTGGAATATCAATAAATAGGTTCTTCCGGGTTCTGTCCGGCTGGTGAGTACGCCTCCTTCTGGGGGTTGGAAAGCATGGCCGGTCGGGTTGCCCGGTGGGTATCGTTTGGCACACTGTTGGGTCCTGAGGCAACAGGATCTGTTGTTTCTGGTTTTCCTGCGCATGCCGGATGCCGGGCTGTGGGTTTCCCCTTGCGGGGTGCCTGGTCTGGTGGATGGGTGTGACGGGGTTGTTGTTTGAGAACTACATAGTGGACGCGAGCATCTTAAAAATTATTAAGTGCAATTTCAGAAAAACCTGGTGACCGGTCTTGTACTGGTAACCGTGGTTTTCTCGATAGCGATATTAATTATTGATCTTTGTGGTCAAGTTTTTAAGGGCACACGGTGGATGCCTTGGCATCAGGAGCCGAAGAAGGACGTAGGAATCTGCGATAAGCCTGGGGGAGTTGATAACCGAGCGTTGATCCCAGGATGTCCGAATGGGGAAACCCCGCCCGGCGCGCGAGTGACCGGGTGACCCGCATCTGAACACATAGGGTGCGTGGAGGGAACGCGGGGAAGTGAAACATCTCAGTACCCGCAGGAAGAGAAAACAACAGTGATTCCGTTAGTAGTGGCGAGCGAACGCGGAAGAGGCTAAACCAGTGGTGTGTGATAGCCGGCGGGCGTTGCATCACTGGGGTTGCGGGACTTTCCGTATCAGTTCTGCCGGACTGGTGAAGTGAGTGCAGGTGCATAGGTGAACTGGTTTGAAAGCCAGGCCGTAGAGGGTGTTAGCCCCGTAACCGGAATGTATGCTGCCGCTTGGAGAGGATCCCAAGTAGCACGGGGCCCGAGAAATCCCGTGCGAATCTGCCAGGACCACCTGGTAAGCCTAAATACTCCCTGATGACCGATAGCGGACAAGTACCGTGAGGGAAAGGTGAAAAGTACCCCGGGAGGGGAGTGAAATAGTACCTGAAACCGTGTGCCTACAAACCGTTGGAGCAGCCTTGTTGCTGTGACAGCGTGCCTTTTGAAGAATGAGCCTGCGAGTTAGTGTTACGTCGCGAGGTTAACCCGTGTGGGGAAGCCGTAGCGAAAGCGAGTCTGAATAGGGCGAGTGAGTGGCGTGATCTAGACCCGAAGCGGAGTGATCTACCCATGGCCAGGTTGAAGCGACGGTAAGACGTCGTGGAGGACCGAACCCACTTCAGTTGAAAATGGAGGGGATGAGCTGTGGGTAGGGGTGAAAGGCCAATCAAACTCCGTGATAGCTGGTTCTCCCCGAAATGCATTTAGGTGCAGCGTTGCGTGTTTCTTGCCGGAGGTAGAGCTACTGGATGGCCGATGGGCCCTACAAGGTTACTGACGTCAGCCAAACTCCGAATGCCGGTAAGTGAGAGCGCAGCAGTGAGACTGTGGGGGATAAGCTTCATAGTCGAGAGGGAAACAGCCCAGACCACCAACTAAGGCCCCTAAGCGTGTGCTAAGTGGGAAAGGATGTGGAGTTGCCCAGACAACCAGGAGGTTGGCTTAGAAGCAGCCACCCTTGAAAGAGTGCGTAATAGCTCACTGGTCAAGTGATTCCGCGCCGACAATGTAGCGGGGCTCAAGTACACCGCCGAAGTTGTGGATTTCAGATTATTGGTAAGCCTTCGTGGTTCAGCCGTCTGGAGTGGTAGGGGAGCGTCGTGTGGGCAGTG harbors:
- a CDS encoding DNA polymerase III subunit gamma and tau is translated as MSTALYRRYRPESFADVIGQEHVTEPLMAALSKNRVNHAYLFSGPRGCGKTTSARILARCLNCAEGPTPIPCGTCDSCVELARNGAGSLDVIEIDAASHGGVDDARDLRERATFAPVRDRYKIFIIDEAHMVTSAGFNALLKIVEEPPEHIKFIFATTEPDKVIGTIRSRTHHYPFRLVPPEPLLAYLDKLCVQENVPVAPGVLSLVIRAGGGSVRDSLSVLDQLMAGAGEAGLDYELAVNLLGYTHVALLDDVVDAFAAGDAATVFSAVDRVIQTGQDPRRFVEDLLERFRDLIVVNAMPDSAAAVLRGVPEDQISRMRTQAAQFGGAELSRAADITNTALTEMTGATSPRLHLELLCARVLLPAADQSERGTAARVDRIERRLSYAGDSGSAAAAPANATRTTPERESAIAAPSAAAQWRTATPAAEPAAAEPVSAVAPGPAAGAASSSAPEPSNGSADWGGTWATPAPAPSSGAGAAAAAGKSWDDVSKEAAAQESSASGLPASGTGSSEQRTQEQPGPEQGRPEQQGQERPAQQAAAQQAGAVQQADGRQATAPAREPAPSIAPSNDAAAPTTAPDPGAPARAAASAPAPAGQGGAPVAGGGQVEMIRRAWPEIMDALTSIRRATWLNVSKNASPRAFDGKVLELAFSNPGAATNFNRPDHLENLRRAIHQVLGVDCQVNAVHDSSASAGEPGPKAGSRQTAPAQTPAAAPAPAGAQAQASAPAPAAAAPASEPAPAWPRTAAPVSTANVKTSPAAASAAARPAAASTTQPAAPESPSTAPQTQATRPQPNPTATPSAPATRAPVAPGAPGAPGAPATRTPAAPSTPGAPGAPALSTAVRAAAPLPEDWPQEPSEPADMPESNAWETAAVPEDIHATSAVSDAEWSTTNWAGTTASRPGGRPQGSGSGPANAAPAASGQMGSAPGSGNVQLAEAPGARPAQNSPRQSSPAQPSPAQSSPAQQAPGNDGRPLSRYQKLLNEAAARNGSAPSSAARGKVDLVEDVPSADDVTLEDSGLVGRKAIERILGGRLIEERGLDGHDIRR
- a CDS encoding DUF5979 domain-containing protein, whose amino-acid sequence is MGSAVVGAFVFLFMLLQFAVPAQAVFSGESPGEEVPSDLTEITMTGTGAGQAVAGGLPPVGTPFDPTTGYPEDVPEDYEAADEGFAGVITTVDAVGNPQQMYCIDIRTSTYTGLGYESGTWDESNVPNIGYVNRVLNSYYPDQPGLPDAPSDNIRAAAVQAAVWFFSDGYVLEDTDAVRPYTAAIVAAVVDAGPLTEPPAPNVSIDPPTAAGPTDGVTGPFTITSDAATVTVAVPAGYTLYTDPVGTVPLAGTTVTSGTQLWVRNDNQTTDPVVLTATAVVPVQTGNVYLYAGNNPGVTTAQKLILAADAQIDSNAQATAEFFVAGDLTVSKAFAGEGAGLQGDISLVVDCGASGVFTFGIPAGTTEAVTETVAGLPVGTVCSVTEPVTGSTSEVTVTPVLPEPVTITEGENVLAVTNTVDFNPGSLLVTKTITGTGAGLQDDIVIHVQCGEGIVDEVFVLAAGTTAGEYTQLYEGIPAGTLCNISEPTSGANEDVTVESTFTGEVAILPGATQATAVTNLYAPVPVSQRLPKTGAESTNLALIGGGAVAGGSILVLASLRRRQS